CAGGGGCTGGCGCAGTTTATGCCGACCACCGCCGACTGGTTTAGCGGCATCGTTCCTGAACTTCGTGCTAATCAACCGTTTAATCCCGCCTGGGCGATCCGTGCTCTAACGGGCTACGACCGCTGGCTGTGGACGCGAATCAGCGCCAGCAACGACTGCGAACGCATGGCAATGACCTTATCGTCCTACAACGGCGGGCTTGGTTGGTTACAGCGTGATAAGCAACGCGCGAAGATCGCTGAGAAGGACATACTTCGCTGGTTCGATCATGTGGAAACCGTCAATGCCGGACGCAGTGCCGCCAACTGGCGTGAAAATCGCCATTATCCCGACCGCATTTTGCATCAGTTGGCACCGCGGTATTTGAGCTGGGGGAGGGCGAGCTGTGTGGAATAGTCTGTTTCTCAATAGCCTGAAATCCTTTCTTTCCCCACGGGTGGTCTCCGTCCTGCTTGTCGTGGTGCTGCTACTCGCGGTCTATCTGACAGGTCGTCATCAGGGTTATCAACTGGCGCAGGCACTGGGGGATACCGAGCTGGCGAAACAGCAGGCGGCATTCAACTTGCTACAGCAGCAGCAGGCCGAAACCCAGAACCAGCTACTACGTGCGGCGGCGGAGCAATACCAGCAGCAGGTAGAGCGTGGGAATCAACTCGAACAGCGCTATGTCGCAGCGCGTCAAAAACTGGCGGCGGATAACGCCGCTCTGCAACGGAAAATCGACCATGTTACTCAGCAATACATTGACGAAAAAGGCAAAGTTCAGCCTGTGCAGTGCGTGTTTACTCGTGGCTTCGTGCAGCACTACAACGCCGCTTTCGGTCTGTCCGCCAATGGTGCCTCAGACATTACCACCGCTGCCGGCCGCACTGGCGCAGCGTCCGCTTTCGGCGCAACCGCTGACGCCGAATTACAGCCTTCAGGCGTCTTCCAGCGCGATATTCTCGCCAACATCAGCGACAACGGAGAGCGCTATCAAGCGCTGAGTGCGCAGGTTAACGCGCTGCTGGATTACATCGACGCGCTACAACGGGCAGGGGAGGTAACACGTGAAGATTGAAGTGGAATTCTGGTCGCTGGTCGGCCTGTTGTTGTCGTTTATGAGTTTCCTGTTTGCCGCCGGACGGATTCTGCTCACGCAGATTGAAAAGCGATTGAATGAGCGTTTTGCCGCCCTGGAAAATGCACGCCAGAAGAGCGAGCAAGGCTGGACGCGACTGGAGCGCGAGTTTCTGGAATTTCGTGCTGACTTACCGCTGATCTACGTGCGACGTGAGGATTACATCCGTGGTCAGACGGTCATCGAAGCCAAGCTGGATGCGCTTTATAACAAGCTGGAATTGGTGCAGCAGCGGTATTCGGGAGGCAATCATGGCTGATACGCAGCGTATCCGACAGGAATCAATGCGTTGGCATTTGCTTATCGCATTAAACAAAACGCGGCCTTACACCGCGAATGAAATGTTCCTGCTAGCGCTGATGCAGCGGCTGTATGCCGATGCCTCAGAGCCGGAGCTGCGTCATGCACTGGATTATCTGGCCGATCGCAAGATGGCGGTATTGACCAAAGCGGTGGGCGGCGTCTGGCTGGCGAATCTTACTCGCCTTGGTGTGGATGTCGTGGAATATGCGGTTGACGGTATGGTTGGCATCGCCCGGCCAGAAAAATATTGGGATCGGTAATCCCATTGCATTGGGTTCTCTTCTGTCTTTGCGCCAGCACGATTGTGCTGGCGTTTTTTTATCGAAAGAATTTTTATTTTTCAGCGTATTAGCCGTCTTTTTTCAAATAAATCACTTCGCTGTTTTTTCTAAAACAGATTAAAAGCCGCAGCCAACCATTATCCGGATACTAGCGCCATCAACACGATGTGCCACCAAAACAGTGCGCCATTAATACAGCGGGTGAACGGATATGAATACCAGACCAATTATCGATGCGGTGATAGCCCGCCTCCAGCAGCACTTACCTGCACGGCGGATTGCGTCCTGCCCAGAAAACATTCTGCTCGGCCCCGATCTCCTGACACCTGGCGATGTACTGGTGGGGTATCGCGGTTCCGAATTTTCTGCACCGGAAGATGCGGATTCTCCGGTTCAGACGCAGCGACCACAGCTGATGGTTGCCGTGCTGCTGCCGGCGCTGGATGGCGAAGACGGCGTGCTGGCCACGCTCGATATCGTCCGTCAGGCGCTGGGAGGATATCGACTGCCTGACTGTCATCGCGGTATTCGGCTAGTACGCGATCGCTACGTTGGTTACACCGAAGGACGCTGGCATTACGCCATCGATTGCACCACAGAAACCCTTTTTATCGAAGACCGCGAGCAGACGGATGGTCCGCTGCTTACCACGGTTAATTATGAGGAGAAAGACGCATGAAATACCGCTACACCGGCCCCGCCAGCGGCGTCACGCTGGCAGATGGTCAGGAAATTCTGCTTTGGCCCGCTCAGGTGACTGAACTGCCGGCAGATCATGAGTACGTGAAAACGCTGATCGCGCTGGGCTATTTGCTGCCTGTCGCGGATCAGGTTCTGGCTGATAGCGCAACGGAGGTGACCCTTGGCCGCTAATTATTTACATGGTGTAGAAACAATTGAAGTTGAAACCGGTGCTCGTCCGGTGAAAACCGTCAAATCTGCGGTGATTGGGCTGATTGGTACGGCGCCGCAGGGTGCGGTAAATGACGTTACGCTGTGCCTGTCCGAAAAAGACGCGGCACAGTTTGGCAGCCAGTTCGGCGGCTACACCATCCCGCAGGCGCTGGATGCGATTTACGATCATGGCGCGGGTACGGTTCTGGTTATCAACGTGCTGGATCCGGCGAAACACAAATCGTCTGTGAGCGCAGAAAAAGTCACCTTTGACAAAGCGACCGGTACGGCACAACTGGCGAACCGCGTGGTTGCCAAAGTGGTGCTGACGGCGGCGGAAGGCGGTCAGCCGTTTGTCGAAGGTCAGGACTATACGCTGGATGCACAAACCGGCGTACTGAAAAATCTGGGTAAAAACATCGATGTGACCGCTGTGGTCAGCGCGTCTTACGACTTTGCTGATGTGACGAAAGTGACTGCCGCTGACATCATCGGCAGCATCAACGCCGCGGGCAAACGCACCGGTATGAAGCTGCTGAATGATACCTACAACCTGTACGGCTTCTTTGCCAAGATTCTGATTTCGCCGGTGTTCTGTACGCAAAATAGCGTAACGACCGAGCTGATCGCGCTGGCCGATAAACTGGGCGCGATTGCCTATATCGATGCGCCAATCGGTACCACCTTTGCGCAGGCGCTGAGCGGCCGTGGCCCGGAAGGCACGATCAACTTCAATACCAGCTCTGAACGCGCTCGTCTGTGCTATCCGCATGTAAAAGTGTACGACGCGGAAACCAACAGCGAACGTCTGGAGCCGCTGTCGGCGCGTGCCGCAGGTCTGCGTGCCAAAGTCGATCTGGATAAAGGTTTCTGGTGGTCATCATCCAATCAGGAAATCAAAGGGATCACCGGCGTAGAGCGCCAGCTGTCCGCGATGATTGACGATCCGCAGAGTGAAGTGAACCTGCTGAACGAGCAGGGCATCAGCACCATTTTCAACAGCTACGGCTCCGGCCTGCGCCTGTGGGGCAATCGCACCGCGGCCTGGCCAACCGTGACGCACATGAAGAACTTTGAAAACGTGCGTCGTACTGGCGATGTGATTAACGAATCCATCCGCTATTTCAGCCAGCAGTACATCGACATGCCGATCAATCAGGCGCTGATCGATGCGCTGGTGGAATCCGTCAACGCCTACGGTCGCAAACTGATCGGTGACGGCGCGCTGCTGGGCTTCAAATGCTGGTTCGATGCTGCGCGTAACGAGCAAACCGAGCTGGCGGCAGGACACCTGTTGCTTAACTACAAATTCACTCCGCCGCCGCCGCTTGAGCGTCTGACCTTTGAGACGGAGATCACCTCGGAATACCTGGTAACGCTGGAGGGCACTAACTGATGGCCGGGAAAATTGAAGTAAACCGTATTACCAACGCCAACATTTACATCAACGGTACCAACCTGCTGGGGCGTGCGCAGGAAATCAAACTGCCGGATATCTCCATGATCATGCAGGAGCACAAGGCGCTGGGTATGGTCGGCAAGATCGAACTGCCTGCGGGCTTCGACAAGCTGGAAGGCGAGATCAAGTGGAACTCCTTCTACCGCGAAGCGATGCTGGCGGCGGCGAACCCTTACCAGTCACTGGCGCTACAGTGTCGTTCCAGTGTGGAACGTTATGGCTCTCAAGGCCGTATCGAAGAAGTGCCGCTGGTGACGCACATGACCATCATGTTCAAAAAGAATCCGCTGGGCACGTTCAAGCAGCACGAAAACCCGGATTTTAGCAGCGCGTTCAGTTGCACCTACATCAAGCAGGTGATGAACGGTGAAGACCTGCTGGAACTGGATTACCTGTCCAACATCTTCATGGTTGGCGGTGTGGATCAATTGAACAGCTACCGCGCCAATATCGGCGGTTAATTTATCTTCCAGGCCCGTGAGTGAGGCGGGCGTTTCTATCAATCAATGAGGTGACTATGTCAGCAAAAGTATTTGATATTATCGACTTGGAAAATAATATTCATTTTCAATGCCGCGAAGATGTCTACATTTTGGATGCTGCGGAAGAAGCGGGTTTTGATTTACCGTATTCGAGCCGTGCTGGCGCAGACCCATCATCGGTAGCACGTTTGATTTCTGGCCAAGTCGATCAAAGTGATGGTTCCTATTTAGATGACAACCAGAAAGCGGCCGGCTTCTTTCTGACGGATACCTCTTACCCGCTAAGCAATTGCGTTGTTCGCTTCTTTGCGGAAGATGAGCTGCATCATTAATTATCAATGTTCGCGTTATCGTAATGAAAGGGGCTTCGGCCCCTTTCTTATGCCTGCCGCTTTCGTTTTCTAATTCACTTTAAAATCGTTATTCCTTGCCGCACGCGATACTGCTCCCGACATTTACTAAGGAGCCGTTATGCACACTGAAACCTATTCTCTGCAATTCCCTTACACCACTTCCGCCGGTCAACGCGTGGAGTCCATTTCGCTCAAGCGTCTGAAAGTCAAAGACATCAAAGCGGTGAAAAAAATCAGCGATGACCCAAGCAACTGGGACGACGCGCTGCTGTCGCGTATGACCGGTCTGGTGCCGGAAGACATCGATGAGATGGACGCGCAGGACTACATGGCGCTGCAAAAACGATTTCAGCAGCTACTTGGGTTGGATAACGCAGCCGGCGCTGCTGTGGAAAGCGCAGGCCCTGCTGGCGAGGTGGTTTCACTTTCAGCCGAGTGAGATTGATGCGCTGGAACTGGACGACTTTGAACGCTGGCTGGATGAAGCCAGCGAACAGATAAAACGTGAGAACGGTGAGGAAGACTGATTACTGACAGGATTAATTAGGCCACCATCCACCCAACTCGGTCAGCGACAGGACGCTGGCCGTTTTCCTCCCTCACCACCTGTCTTCTTCTCCCGCTTATCACCCGTACTTTTCCTCGCTTTATCCCCGGTTTGTGATGGGGAAACCTAACTGGAGCGGCGCAAGCCGCCGTCTCCGATCCGCCCCGCAAGGGGTTTTTCTGAATGAGAGTGAACCGTGGATATGCTTTTAAACGGTGTCATGCTGGGCAGGGCGTTTGGCGCCACGCTGGATGACACAAAAAAATCGCTGCAGCCACTTAGCGATAAACTCAAACAAGCTGAGGAGTGGCAGCGTCTGTTTAATCAGTCGCTGGAGCGCTTTGGCAATGTCAGTTTGCGCAGCACACAGGTGACATCCCGACTGAGCCAGTCACTAAGTAAATTGGTAACCAATCAGGAACGGCTGGAGAGTATCCAGTCACGTCAGGAAACGCTACGTAGCCGTCGGGGTGAACTCGCCGAGGATTTTCAGACTAAGCGTGCACAGTTTGATTCTGTCATGAAGCCGATTGTGGCGTCGGTCACACGCTATGCTTCATTTGAGGCGCAGTTGCGTGACATCAGCGTTGCTCATGGGATATCGAGTGAGCAAGAAAAGTTGATGGGGCAGAAACTGCGTCAATCTTCTCAACAGGTGAACCAAACGCCAGATGCATTGCTCGGTAGTGCCGGGCAACTGCTTGCTTACGGTATGTCACCGGATCAGGCAACGGATGTTGCGGCAGTTTTAGGGAAAACGTCAACGGCCTCTGGCGCGGCGCTGTCCGATCTTACTGCACTTTCGGCCACATTAGATGACGTGTTTAACCTGAAAGGTGCTAAGGCGCTGGAGGAATCCTTCTCCCGCATGCTGGCGGGCACGAAACAGGGTTTCTCCATGGCGTCGATGACGCAATACGCGACTGCGCTAGCTCCAGGGTTTACGGCGATGGGGGCGACGGGCAATCAGGCGTTGAGTCAGTTGGTTTCCAGCCTGAGCGCGACAAAAGGCGCGGATACGGAGGCGAACACGGCTGCCCGGTTGGGAAGTTTCATGAATTCGGTGGGACGAACCGACATTGCCGATAGCTACTACAACGCGGGCGTAGATTATAACGCGTCATTAAAAAGCTACATGAAAGGTGGGTATTCACAGTACGACGCTGCGGTTCAGATTAGTAACCGATTCATCGACAGCAAAGGTAGTCAATTCCAGCAGCTATGGGATAAGGCCAGTAAAGCGGGCAACGTAGACGCACAGCAAAGTTTAATGCAGCGCTACGGATTGCAGGAGGTGTTCCGTACGCCAGAAGCTGTCAATCATGCGATGTCGATGAAGCAGAACTGGCAGAGCTATCAAGCGAACCAACAGCGGATGAACAGCCCAGCAGCCACGCAAACGCTGGATCTCGACTTCGCCCGGCAGAATGACACATTGACCGCACGCTGGAACCGAATGACAACGTCAGTGATGAATATTGCACTCAATGTGGGGGAAGCGCTGGTGCCAGTATTGATTTCCTTGAGTGACATACTGATTCCTATTCTGGATCAACTGGTGACCTGGACGGCGGCGAACCCTGAACTGGTTCGTGGGATCGTGATGGCCGTCGCCGGTTTCTTCGCGTTCAGAATGGCATTGAGCGGGGCGAAGCTGGGGATTACCACACTGCTATCGCCTTTACTGAGCGTTTGGGAAGGTATTTTGCAGGTTCAGCGTGGCTGGCAGTTGTTCAATGCGGGATTAAGAACGACCGGAGTGTTGCAAGGTATTGGGGGGATTTTGAGCCGGCTGGTTGGTGGAGTTGGAGCATTCGGACGTATGCTGCTGATGAATCCGATTGGCTTGGCAGTAACGGCAATTGTGGGGGCTGTTTACCTGATTTACCGATATTGGGAACCGATTAGTGCATTCTTTAAAAACCTCTGGTCGCAAGTCAGTCAGGCTTTTAATGCGGGATGGGAAGCACTCAATAATGCGGTATCCGGTGGTGTAGTGGGTATTACAGCGTTACTGCTCGACTGGTCACCATTTGGCGTGCTGTATTCCATCTTCGCTGATACCGTTAGCGAATTGGGTATTCAACTTCCCGGTAGTTTAAGTGAACTCGGTGGCGTGATTATTGATGCATTGGTTAAGGGACTGACTAGCGCTTTCCCCGAGTTAAAAAATGTCCTGAAAACGATCGACGAATTTATCCCTGATAGCGTTAAAGACTTTCTGGGTATTGGTTCGAAAACCGCGTCTATCGAAGCTAACAGCCAATCTGTGGCTGCCGGTGTTATGACCCCGCCAGTTCTGCAACCTACGTCGGTATCTGCGTTGTCGCTAGAACCAACACCGTCTATTGAATCACCTAAGGCTGAGAACACTGCGTCAACCCCGCAACAGCGTGTCGCACTGACACCAACTGTCGGTGGAGCAAAAGGTAAGTTAGTCAGCGCTGCCCCTTCTGAGCGTGTTCAGGTTGCTTTTTCTCCCACCATTTATCTCAACGGCCAGAAGGCAGCGCCAACGCCTGAAATGACGAAGACGCTGACGCTTAGCATGAATGAACTGGAAAATATGTTGAACAAGCTGCTCACTCAGCGTGAGCGCAGGGGGTACGCCTGATGTTTGCGGTATTAGGAAATATTGAATTTAAAGTGACCGCCTACTGGGACGGCTTTAATACGTCATTCGGTGCAGATTATGCCGAGCATGGCCGCATTGAAGGTAAACCCGGTCTGCAATTCATCGGTGCGAAGCTGGACGAGATTACTATTAGTCTGGTGTTTCACAAGCAGTACTGCACGCCGGATGTGGAATTGAAGCGGTTGACTGAGGCGATGCGGGCGCATCAGGCGATGGCGTTAGTCTTCGGCAATGGGGATTATCGCGGCTGGTTTGTGATTACGGCACTGACGTCGACAAGTGAACATACCGACGCGAAGGGCAACGTATTAGCCATGAATGCCTCGCTAACGCTGCGAGAATACATTGGCGATCCGAAAAATCCGCTCAAGCCGCCGGCGATACAGACGCCCGTTCCTAATGTTAGCGCCATCACCCAGGCGGTCCAGAAAGTGAGCAATTTTTCAGCTTCACTACGCACGGCTGTCACGTATGCCAAGAAGGCTCAATCAGCCGTTAAGGCGGTGAAAACCACCGTTCAGATTGTAAAACGGATGAAGAACAATCCCGAAACCGCGCTGTTGCAAATTCCCGGGCTACTAACGCAAGTCGGGAATGTATTGACGCCGTTAAGTGAGGTGGAACCGGCGTTTAAAAAAGCGGCAGAGGCTATTTCTGATGCAGCGGTTCAGGCAGAGAAGATGATGCCTGAAATTACAGCGGTTAATAAAGCGGCGAATGAAATGCTGAAGCAGGTCAAGCAAGTTGCCACCTTGTTGCAGGGCGTCGACAGCAAAAACGTTATCGAGAAGCTGGAAGCCATCAGTAAACATGTGGAGGCCGCGAGCGACACATTTAAAGGCGCTGAACCTGCGCTGAGCAAACTGACGGCGGAAATCGTGAAGAGGGTTGAAGCATATGCACCTTGAACATATCACTACACAGGGCGAACGCTGGGATACCTTGTCCTATCGGTATTACGGCGATCCGCTCGGCTATCCGCGGATTATTGCGGCTAACCCGCATATCCCCATCGTGCCGCTGTTGCCATCGGGTTTGGTGGTGCTGATTCCGATTATTGAACAGGCTGAGGCCAGTAAAGCGGAGGATACCCCACCATGGCTGCGTTAACGGAAGAACTAACTCTGCTCGCTCCTGCGATGTCGGAAGTACTGCAACCGGCGTTCACCCTGTGGTATCAGCAAAAAGACATCACCAATGATATCGCGCCGTATGTTACCAGCGTGACGTATACCGATAGCATCAAGAATGAGTCTGATTCGATTGAGGTCAGGCTCGATGATACCGATGGCCGCTGGATGGATAAATGGTATCCCGGTACGGGCGATACATTATCGCTCAAGCTCGGCTATCTCGGTGAAATGCTGTTTGACTGCGGCACTTTCTCGATTGATGAAATTGAGGTGAACTCACCGCCGAGCGAAGTGATGATTCGCGGCGTTGCGACATCGGTCAATCGTGCGTTGCGAACCAAATCAAACCGCGGTTTTGAAGATACGACGTTAGCCGCCATTGCGACGCGCATAGCGAAAAAACATCAGTTGATGCTGGTAGGGAAGATTCAAATCATCAAGATCGATCGTGTTACGCAATATGCTGAAACCGATGTCGCTTTTCTAAAGCGGCTCGCCAGTGAATATGGCTATGTCGTGAAAGTGGTCAGCGACCAGCTGATTTTTTCCCATCTGGCAACGCTGCGCAATCAGGCGTCTGTTCGGCAAATTAAGCCAACGGACGTCGCGCGTTTTTCACTGAGCGATACGATCAGCCACGTCTATAAAAA
The nucleotide sequence above comes from Pectobacterium brasiliense. Encoded proteins:
- a CDS encoding transglycosylase SLT domain-containing protein, yielding MRHLLITLLVSPMLFSAMVCADTIPRAAQAYRSDVIRSARLDWGMNAPIADFAAQLHQESGWNPRAVSPVGAQGLAQFMPTTADWFSGIVPELRANQPFNPAWAIRALTGYDRWLWTRISASNDCERMAMTLSSYNGGLGWLQRDKQRAKIAEKDILRWFDHVETVNAGRSAANWRENRHYPDRILHQLAPRYLSWGRASCVE
- a CDS encoding Gp37 family protein gives rise to the protein MNTRPIIDAVIARLQQHLPARRIASCPENILLGPDLLTPGDVLVGYRGSEFSAPEDADSPVQTQRPQLMVAVLLPALDGEDGVLATLDIVRQALGGYRLPDCHRGIRLVRDRYVGYTEGRWHYAIDCTTETLFIEDREQTDGPLLTTVNYEEKDA
- a CDS encoding phage tail sheath subtilisin-like domain-containing protein, whose amino-acid sequence is MAANYLHGVETIEVETGARPVKTVKSAVIGLIGTAPQGAVNDVTLCLSEKDAAQFGSQFGGYTIPQALDAIYDHGAGTVLVINVLDPAKHKSSVSAEKVTFDKATGTAQLANRVVAKVVLTAAEGGQPFVEGQDYTLDAQTGVLKNLGKNIDVTAVVSASYDFADVTKVTAADIIGSINAAGKRTGMKLLNDTYNLYGFFAKILISPVFCTQNSVTTELIALADKLGAIAYIDAPIGTTFAQALSGRGPEGTINFNTSSERARLCYPHVKVYDAETNSERLEPLSARAAGLRAKVDLDKGFWWSSSNQEIKGITGVERQLSAMIDDPQSEVNLLNEQGISTIFNSYGSGLRLWGNRTAAWPTVTHMKNFENVRRTGDVINESIRYFSQQYIDMPINQALIDALVESVNAYGRKLIGDGALLGFKCWFDAARNEQTELAAGHLLLNYKFTPPPPLERLTFETEITSEYLVTLEGTN
- a CDS encoding phage major tail tube protein, which encodes MAGKIEVNRITNANIYINGTNLLGRAQEIKLPDISMIMQEHKALGMVGKIELPAGFDKLEGEIKWNSFYREAMLAAANPYQSLALQCRSSVERYGSQGRIEEVPLVTHMTIMFKKNPLGTFKQHENPDFSSAFSCTYIKQVMNGEDLLELDYLSNIFMVGGVDQLNSYRANIGG
- a CDS encoding 2Fe-2S iron-sulfur cluster-binding protein gives rise to the protein MSAKVFDIIDLENNIHFQCREDVYILDAAEEAGFDLPYSSRAGADPSSVARLISGQVDQSDGSYLDDNQKAAGFFLTDTSYPLSNCVVRFFAEDELHH
- a CDS encoding phage tail assembly protein, yielding MHTETYSLQFPYTTSAGQRVESISLKRLKVKDIKAVKKISDDPSNWDDALLSRMTGLVPEDIDEMDAQDYMALQKRFQQLLGLDNAAGAAVESAGPAGEVVSLSAE
- a CDS encoding phage tail tape measure protein, with product MLLNGVMLGRAFGATLDDTKKSLQPLSDKLKQAEEWQRLFNQSLERFGNVSLRSTQVTSRLSQSLSKLVTNQERLESIQSRQETLRSRRGELAEDFQTKRAQFDSVMKPIVASVTRYASFEAQLRDISVAHGISSEQEKLMGQKLRQSSQQVNQTPDALLGSAGQLLAYGMSPDQATDVAAVLGKTSTASGAALSDLTALSATLDDVFNLKGAKALEESFSRMLAGTKQGFSMASMTQYATALAPGFTAMGATGNQALSQLVSSLSATKGADTEANTAARLGSFMNSVGRTDIADSYYNAGVDYNASLKSYMKGGYSQYDAAVQISNRFIDSKGSQFQQLWDKASKAGNVDAQQSLMQRYGLQEVFRTPEAVNHAMSMKQNWQSYQANQQRMNSPAATQTLDLDFARQNDTLTARWNRMTTSVMNIALNVGEALVPVLISLSDILIPILDQLVTWTAANPELVRGIVMAVAGFFAFRMALSGAKLGITTLLSPLLSVWEGILQVQRGWQLFNAGLRTTGVLQGIGGILSRLVGGVGAFGRMLLMNPIGLAVTAIVGAVYLIYRYWEPISAFFKNLWSQVSQAFNAGWEALNNAVSGGVVGITALLLDWSPFGVLYSIFADTVSELGIQLPGSLSELGGVIIDALVKGLTSAFPELKNVLKTIDEFIPDSVKDFLGIGSKTASIEANSQSVAAGVMTPPVLQPTSVSALSLEPTPSIESPKAENTASTPQQRVALTPTVGGAKGKLVSAAPSERVQVAFSPTIYLNGQKAAPTPEMTKTLTLSMNELENMLNKLLTQRERRGYA
- a CDS encoding phage tail protein, with the protein product MFAVLGNIEFKVTAYWDGFNTSFGADYAEHGRIEGKPGLQFIGAKLDEITISLVFHKQYCTPDVELKRLTEAMRAHQAMALVFGNGDYRGWFVITALTSTSEHTDAKGNVLAMNASLTLREYIGDPKNPLKPPAIQTPVPNVSAITQAVQKVSNFSASLRTAVTYAKKAQSAVKAVKTTVQIVKRMKNNPETALLQIPGLLTQVGNVLTPLSEVEPAFKKAAEAISDAAVQAEKMMPEITAVNKAANEMLKQVKQVATLLQGVDSKNVIEKLEAISKHVEAASDTFKGAEPALSKLTAEIVKRVEAYAP
- a CDS encoding tail protein X → MHLEHITTQGERWDTLSYRYYGDPLGYPRIIAANPHIPIVPLLPSGLVVLIPIIEQAEASKAEDTPPWLR
- a CDS encoding phage late control D family protein — translated: MAALTEELTLLAPAMSEVLQPAFTLWYQQKDITNDIAPYVTSVTYTDSIKNESDSIEVRLDDTDGRWMDKWYPGTGDTLSLKLGYLGEMLFDCGTFSIDEIEVNSPPSEVMIRGVATSVNRALRTKSNRGFEDTTLAAIATRIAKKHQLMLVGKIQIIKIDRVTQYAETDVAFLKRLASEYGYVVKVVSDQLIFSHLATLRNQASVRQIKPTDVARFSLSDTISHVYKNAKTKYQKGSEKKLMVYEANGGANNEMKSAGAETSADTLKVNVRAADASGARMKTDAALDAHNEKQQKGSMTLMGSPQLAAGNKVELVSFGQLSGHWLIESARHALERGSGYTTEIGLIRGPITVGKRKSDGGKTLVTYHPDGSQTTQKVKSKKDIGL